The sequence TTATATGTctgcaaaaaaataatttctcgACTGTCTTCTTACTTTGTCACCACTTTTCAAATCTCAACAAAACATCTATCTGCTCTACTCTAGTTGATGGACCATCATTCTCAAATAAATTACTCCTGAACTCAAGCAAAGGAACAAGCGTATTGAAAACCACTGGTCTCGTGCTTCGTTTCTTCGAaatttttcttgcttgcttacccTCCTGGAGACATTATTTTTCTGAGCATTCGGTTCCCTTCCCCTTCTTTTCGTCCTGTTTCCTTGGCTCGAACGTAGCACTGACGACGCCTTGCTGCCGATATCGTTGGAATTGACCCCTCAGCGCAGCAGGTGGTGAGAAGAAAAGAACAGGCAATTAAATGGAACGTTACAAAATATAGGCCACGCTTCGTCTCTGCTTCTCATCGTCTTTCAAAGTTCTTAAATAACCCATACCTTCAAAAAATATTTTCAGGTTGAGAGTCGCGTCGACattgtttcttttctctcctaTACGTCTCATACCCGAGAACATGGCAAATATAATATATCACAATCGAGCCCGATGCAGATCAACTTCCACCAACGTGATTGGCTCTCTTGCGCAGCTTGCGGTAAGGAGCCATTCGCGATCGAGAAATTTTATCCGGACCGGGCTTTACTGCGGTCGAAAGCGGCCCGTGTAACATCGGTATTATATGTTTGTCTCACCCGATGATTTCACGAAATTGCCACAATTATAGTTACAGCTTCTGCACGAACAACTGCAGGTACCTGACGTTCCCAAGTTATCCCTCCCAACGCCAGACCGTGGAAGGAAGATGCATACGTTGGCGACGGGCGAAGGGTTCTTGAGCCCCGAGGTAAGACACGAGGCAGCCGACTCTCCGAACTACTGATTAGAGcacgttaggttagtttaggctaggtttgGTTGTGTTACGTTAACCAAGGTCGGGTTAGGCGAGGTTAGTTTGAGTTAGTGCTCGAGGTTTAGTCCACATAGCTTTTTATCGCGGCAGTAAAACACGGCAAACCACACAGTCTTATGTCGAAAAGTAACAGGAGCACTTGCCTCACTTATTGTCTTGGCCTATAACTGCTTGAGCTCCGTCTTCTTAAGCATGCACTAAAATAGGGTTGCGGTGTAAGTGCACACGGAATACATTTCTTGGAATAACTTGACAGGTATCGGTTGACTACGTAGAGTTGATGTCGGTGTGCATATTTCAAACAAGCTTTGACTTAACTGGCCGATGGCCGATGAACCTCTAATCGCTCtacacaaatgttctcatttgccTCATTACGGCTTTCTGATTCACTGCAGTCAGCATCAAAGGCAGATTCGCTCAGGAAACGGAAGGTATATATTCCAGATATAGCGCGTAATACAATATAAACAAACTCTAAACACTGCACAGGAATGGAACAGTGAGGACAaagaataaagaattaaaaaaatgacACTCCGTTATTACATTTCTATGCATTCCAGCGCAGTTATACTACCTACAAATTCCCGAGTAATAACTCACTCAAGAATGAAATTGTATCTTTCTTCGCGGCCTTATTTCAGAATGACAACCTGATGTGGAAGAACGCAGTTAGGCAACACGGACAGAATTTGAAACCTTTGGCACATATTTTTTACGAGACATTTAAAAGTTCAAAAGAAGAACAATTTAACAATGGTAACGTAACTTAGAGCTAACATTTTTTAAGAATTTACGTCAATTTGTACACACACTTCAGGCAGTCGGACATGCTCTGAGTGATTGAAGGCACTATTCACCAAATGTAACCGATTATTACTTTCACTGAGCAGCACTGGGGTGCCACTAACGTTTGTGTCATCATTCCGGCGAGGAAAGCACACGCCTCTGTATTATAGTAGCCAGCGTgcgacaactttttttttttactgtttctgAGAATCCGGATGAACAGCGCCTTGTACATGCACTCCTCGCAGTGCGAATCGTCTGAGCAAGCATGCTATGGATccctattattatattattatttacATTGTCTATTCACAAGAAAAGAAGAGGCATCTGCTGATCACTTCATGTTCTGATATTACTGAGACCGGCTGGTTTTGTTTAGATGTCTATCTGAAAGTGTGTTAATAAAATTGTCGCTAATAAAGCAGCTACTTAGTTGTAGTAAATGTTTGGAACAACAATTACCTGTGCACTGCTCAGTGAGCACTAACACGTGCGAACGTAGTAGTCAGTGGCGtagacgagggggggggggcagcaaacCGGGCACGTGCCCCCCACTCCCCGTGATTTCTGCTTTGGTATGCGGCCCCAGCCCCTCCCCTCCCTCACCCTACTCTATTTAGCGagtgcctcccccccccaaaaaaaaaatttgtggctACACCACAGACAGTAGTAGCGGTAGTGGTGGTAGCAGCCGCAGCAGGAGTGTCACTACCAGTAGTAGTGCTGCTAATACTGCACTACTACTaaactactactaatactactaccaccaccaccaccactactaccgctactactactactactactaataataataataataataataataatacgggggttgtgggttcggttcccaccaatgacatgttatcttttcgtccactttcatttcccttttcttcattattttcggCATCCCAATTTCAAcaacagctaatttccccgatgttaTTCTAGTCTTTATGTGGTCATGATTCGCGAAATCAAGCCCCTAAGTTCCCCTTCTTCGCTCGTTTACTACTACTATAGTGATACGCAGGCACATGGGTAAAAAATATAATATATATAGGCGAAAGTacaatatttcaaaaaaaaaaaaactggcgctctttggccacacctagcccttgcgccattaaacatcatatattcattaatttctttcaaaaacacatacacaaaaatgCCTTGGACAAGGAAAAAATGGACCAAGGGAAATATACAAGTATGAATAAAAACAAGTCAAAAAGGCACAATGAAAAAGCCGCAAATTAAACTAACGCAAAGAGAATGTCAGTTTAGTTTCCGTCGTGAGAGAAGGCACAATTCATTGAGAAAATAGGTTACTTTCTTATTACTTGGTATAGCTGTAGAAAAGCTGGTGAGCTGTAAGAAAAGTCTCTTCTCCGAATAAGCTTATTCAATAGTCTAGGCAGCCTGTtatttacatcttttttttttttaacattcaggCTCGTTTCATTTTTTACAGCTATCAACTAATAGAAAGTTCTAGCAGCGGGACTTTCGACACATAATCCTAGCCACTATACACTGCTCGGGCGCAGGAACCACGCCAaatattttttcattcatttaatcatccttattcgcccgcgtcccatacccctgtatgccctgaggcattacccctcgcattaaagaaaagaatttaaaaaaaaagaatatcgtgTTGCTGGAGCCGCGTGGACCACAGCACAAGTGCAAGTCGTCACGCAGTCGTCGTCGTCACGGCATCATCGCCATCCCACTGTCCTCATGCCGTCTTCGGCATGCCACCTTCAGCTGCGCCAGTGTATGTTCAGAAATCCAGCGATCATTCAGACGTTGGAAATCAGTACTTCAATCGAAAACGTTATAAAAGATAATTTACCCTGAAATGTCACGGATGAAGCAGGGCCATGCGACCTCCAAGCGATTCGCCGAGCTCGAGAGCGAGAAGGCTAACCTGCATTATGGTCCCTACCTGCATCACAGCTAACGCGTAAAGATCCGTATTACACGATCGTAAGCGTCTTGCGAGTGTCATCCTTCTTTAAGCCGTCACGCGGCACTCAAAAGAATTCCAGAGAATTTCATAGAAGCTCCCTCTATACGTTTGGCAATCACTATCGATGCTTCCCGCCGGAtcgcctttcttctttctttcttttttgtcattacCGTTGCTTCCGCACGTCGCAGATGTACGGGGCGCGGGTCATAGTGTCTCCCAGCAGCCAGTCGGCGGGCGGCGGCCGCAAGCTCGTCTACTTCATCGAGGAAGCCCCGAGGCCACCGCCGGGGGCCCTGGTTCCCCGCGTGGCGCTCTTCCTCATACTCGTCCTCTGGTTCGGCACCATCTTCGGGTCGGTGGCCACGTTCTGGCTCTACCTGTACCCCAAGGACAAGAAGCGCCACGTCGCGAGCGCCGTGACGTCCACGGCCAAGGCCCTGTCGACGTTGGCGAGCACTGCCGCTAGCGGGCGCCTCTGACCTCCCGCAATAAGCGCTGCTTCGCAGCTCCCCTTGGCGGTCTGAATAAAACTTTCGCTTGTTATGTCGATCTTATTGGAAGCACCTTGGAACTGTTGGATGCACGGAGTTCAACGCTGGGGCTATGAGCGACGACCTGGTTCGGATCTGCGGATTAATTTATATCTCTCCGGGGGTTCTTCAACGCAGTTTTAACCCTTTGGGTGCCACTGGCGTAAAGTTTCGTTTTCCCGTTTCTGTCCCGCCATGTCACAGAGGTCAGATAGGAATGTGAGGACCATACCAAAAGAACGTTGAAATCGCTTCTGTTGAAACTGCTTCCGAGTTGCTCGAaattattttcttcctttcttttttgcattaccAAAAAACAAACCGTTGTGTTCGTTTTACAATATCCCAGAATTTAATAATGTCATGTtaataaagcaaaataaggaaagACTTCAATCAAGTGTCTTcatccgccgcggtggcttagcggctatggtgtagcgctgctaagcacgaggtcgcgggatcgaagccCGGTCGCGGCGGGCGTGtttcaacgggggcgaaatgcaaaagacgcccgtgtaccgtgcattgggggcctgttaaagatcccctgctggtcaaaattatttcgttgtctcccactacggcgtgcctcatgatcaaaccGCAGTTTTCGCAagtaaaataaaacaacagaatTCAGGGTTCCATAAATTGCATTTCGCTCCCCCTTGAAATGCGGTCGCTGTGGCCGGCCAGGAACCGAACGCACCTCTGCTTACGATAAATCCGAAAACTATTACCACATTGGAAATATGTGACCTTAACATGTGCTACAAAATACATTCGCGTTCCAGTTAACAGTTTCCCAAAAAGCGTGCCTATGTCATTTCGGGACAATCTTGACTAGTACGCCCAGACATTTCCTAGCAGATTTTTCAGACTATCTCTAATGTGGTGCCAGTCTTGGAATTTATGCTAAGCAGACATCAGGTAGCTATTCACCTACGTAACTATACGCTTCAATTTTAGTCCATTAGCGAAATGTTCACAGAACGTTTTGTTGCTGCTAATATTTGCCTCCACGTAGCGTATCTGCCAAAAATAGGTAGCTGGCGGCCTATCGATATGACAGATTTTTAAGTGTTCCGCATAAAAAGAAGCATCTGGTAGAGCTCATATATTCTCTGTCGTGTAAAGAAATAATGAGCTGTTGAAGTGAAGAACCAAGCCTGTAGCCAGCGCCATGCTTTTATTCTCTTCCACTACTTTCTACGCCTGGGAAATTAGAGCACGGAAAAGACCCTTAACtgctccccccaccccccactccGAACCCAATGACACAAAACTGCTActcacatagatagatagatagataaactttattaaaagaataaccAGAAGAATCGCTAATGGCCGGGGGTCCTAGTCAGCAGGGCTCCGCAGGCTCTTGCTATCTCAACTCtctgtatcagcttgagctggtcgttgagggccgagctggacagcagtgcctcccattgctccctcgtggtctTCGTGTCGGGGTgctctatgttgtgtagtgtgcattcccacgtaatgtggtatagggttggtgggGCATCACGccacgggcattcgtccctgtaggctgtggggtgtatgcgatgtaatatgtgtaggttcgtgtaagtgcctgtctggagcctaggCCAGGTGGcggcatcctctgtctttagatttcgatggggtggtggatatcgcaagagacgccctctgtggtagttcacaatggctgaatactcgaggtcgacaggatccgggtcttctgcagccggtgtgatgagtgctcggttatgcacgaatcctcgagctgctctgtcggcctgcatgttgcccgtgatgccagtgtggcccggtatccggtgatggtttgggtggtgatgCCCTCAGGCGGTGATGCCCTTGAGTATTTGttctaggacttgtgcagcaggtcttccaattcttccttgtaggaagttgcggcaggcctgccggaaatccgtgaggatcgtcagcGGTTTATTTGCGTGTTGGCTTTCGCGgctggctaacgcgatggccagctcttcggcttccgtaatcgtgcaggggcgggtcgatgcagcggaggtaacgtggccaCGGTGGTCGTATACCACTGCCACTGCGTCCTTgttgttcgtcccatacatggcggcgtccgtaaaacgggccgtggTATTGAACCTGAATGCTTCTCCATGTACTGGGtccttgctctcctcctgccggagtgtaggttggggtccatgttgcgtggtatgGGGAACACGTGATACCTGCCCTGGACGTGACGAAGTATCgagcaggtttcttgggttcgtgttaTTATAGCTTGGAACCCCAAGGCTGTAGGACCTGCTGGTCCGTGCGAGTacgcgcaagtctctgttgttgcgagacgtaaagggcttctgtcagttcgctgaggATGTTGCgcaaccctagcgccaataatttttcagtctatgtactcatcggcaggcggagagcggtcttgaaagccatcctcaGAAGTGTGTAGGCCTGcttcgtctcggactgtgtgaggtggtagtaatgcaggctgtatgtgattctgctcaccaccaggcttatgaccaggcttctgaccaccaggcttctgaccagtcggagggtgtccctttccttcatgcctctgttcttggatgttacgcgggagatcatgcgtgatatcgccttgacactggttttgaggAGTGTAAGGGTGTGCGTGGCCCactggttggactgcagccacatgcccagcaccctgagcaatggcttctctggtatgaggcccccgTTGAGGCGTACCTCGAGTTTTCTTGTTGGGTCTGTGAGGAATGTGTGGTTACCCCGGCTTCGCCAGACTagtaggagctcagatttctggggggagcattgtagtccccgttgggtgacgtattcttggatgagattcgctgcagtttgcagccgttcgtctttttcaacgagggaccctgttgtggtccagagtattatgtcgtctgcgtagaatgcgtgccgaagacctgctacgtcctgcagtttgcttgcgaggCCGATCATGGCGATGTTGAACAGCGTGGGTTAGATGGCAGCACCTTGAGGTGTGCCCTTGTTGGGAGGTTGGTAAACTGGCGTCTGGATCTCTCCCATCTTGAGCTCCGCCGTGCGGTGGTtcaggaagctctgaacatacttgTACGTTCGCTCAGCGCAGTTCGTGTTGGCGAGCCCTTCTAGGATTCcttggtggctgacgttgtcgaaagctcctttgatgtcgattgctagGAGGACGTATTCGCCGCTGCGGGAAACGTTGCTGAGAACTTTTTCCTTGTTTTGGAGTAAcacatcttgtgtggacaggcctgcgcggaaaccgaacatggtgtccCCCAGGTATTTGTTATCTTCTAAGTGTCTCTGAAGCATCGTGTTTATAATTttctgacgtagtagttctgcggaaacccgcaaggtggagagaagtaatgaataatgagaacatcagacatccacccgttcgtagcaattgctacaacggtTTTCtacaatgggtttcctttgtagcaattgctacgaacgggtggatgtctgatgtTCTCTTTATTCATTATAATTTTCTCGTACACCTTGccgaggcaggacgtgagcgagatgggtctgaggtttttaattgccaatttcttgcccggtttggggatcatgattattcgtgCGTGTTTCCACATCGCCGGCACCGTACCTTGTTCCCAGTGTTGGTTAAGAAAGGTCGTGAGCGCGGAGATGGACTTGTCgctcaggtttctgatcatggGGTTCGTGATGCGGTCCGTGCCCGCCGCTGTGTAACCGGTGGTGGCTGCGATGACCGCTTTCATTTCGTTTTCTGTGATAGGTTCGTCCATTAGTGGGTTGAGTTGTCCTGTATAGGGTGTTGCACATGGTTGTGCTGGAGGGGGATTTCCATAGCACTTGTTCTTGATGGTGTCGATGAGGTCTTGTTGGCTACCTGTGTAGGTGTGTAGTAATCGCTCCAGAGCCTTGTATCCTTCTTTCGTTTTAGTGGGGCCCAGGATGACATTGAGGATGTGCTACTTCATGGCCGTATCCAAGGTGCCATTGAAGGAGTCGCAGAATCTATACCAGTTCGCCGAGGCGAGTTGCTTggcatattcttctgcttcctctgttatttgtgctatgcgcGTCTTCAATTTCCTGTTGTTTTTCTGCTTCTTCCAGCAGCGGGTGAGGCCCCGTTTGGCATACCGCAGGTGTAGTAAGTGGGGATCCAGCTCTGGGGTCTCTTCCGTTCTGGCAATTTCCTTTGTGTGGTGTTTATGTCGACGGAGGTTGTCGCACCAGTCTTCCAGGTTCGTGATTGTGTCGGCGTCCTGTTCTTCTGCTTCCGTGATTTTTCGCCTGTCAGTGAGTTTAGCTGTGCCGATCTGCCTGCGTAGGCGTCCAGTCTGTAGTGTTATTTTTaatatgtagtgatcgctgcctacATTTTCGAGTGTGTTGAGCCATTCGGCTCGCGTGGTTTGAGTGATAAGGCGAGGTCTGGAGTGGTGTCGCGTGTTACGCTGTTCCCTTCCCTCGCCGGTAtgttcgggtctgtgatgagtgtGAGGTGATGCTGTTCAATTAGTGTTTCTAGCTGGAGATCCTTCCAGTCCTGCCTCTGGTACCCCCACAGTGTGTTCAGAGCGTTGAAATCGCCTATGATTATCAGGGGGCTGTCTTTAGCGAGGCGGAGGGTGTCCGTAAAGAGTTTACCTATGCTTGCCCGCCTATggctgggggggaggggggccagTAAATGTTGAGGACGAAGGCGCTCTGTTTCTGGTTGCCTTTGTATACTATTTCGAGAAGTACATGTAGTACGTCCACGTCGTGTATGGATTTGTGCTGTATGGTACTCACAGCGGCAGCTATCAAGTACACCGCACCAAGGTGCATGGGCCAGCTGAAGTCAATACATGTGGTACCGCATAGACGTGCGGCGATTTCCTTGCTTGAATACGACGATTAGCAATGGTTTATAGTGTTGTTGACGTGCATAAACTGTGTTGTGATGGTTTATAGCGCGGTCTGACTGTTCACAGTCTTTGTGCGTGTAATTGGTGAAAGAGCCTCTCCTTAGCTCGGCTTTTTGTGGATACgtgttgtgcgtgtgtgcatgtacGTGTGTTTGTATGTACGTGCGTGCGAATTGCATATATAAAGTTACACACCACAGTCCTCCCATGAGCGCCACCTTATtgttgcgatatcaattatatatacACTCAAGGCaaatttctgccatcgccgtcggcgtcgccgtgaggttccgcacaaagcccaagggcgataatatcgtcgccgcgcgccgtacgctgtatgtgcgagtgaatgcgtgcgagggaagcgcgccgccttccgtcgcctGCGAGGCTCCGGGAAGACGGTAGGGTAGgcaagtggggaggggggggggggggcgttttacTCCGGACGGCACGGGGCGGCCGCACGCACGCCCGCCCAGGCCGCCATCTTGAAAGTCATCTGTGACGGGGACAcagtccgccgcgcgctgtgtttccgCGGCTTAGTTCGAGACGCAGcgcgaaggtaaattcgctcgccgctgctgccgcgcttgctcactccagcgttttgacagcaagcttccgcggtcgtcgagtgaggtgtgttcatgtttgcttgtgcgcacgtgacaccatgtttgttattttagttagtatgcctatattTGCAAGCTCATACGGCCGATACAGCTACTATCctaacttcgtatagctgtccactaatttgctatcgcaatcataTGTTttgccttccgggcgaaactgcgacttttcttggCTCCGCCGACAAAATAGCCCAAACGCGCCAAAATATATTGAAATCCATGACTTCATCACAATATACCACGAGTGTAGCTCGTGCGTGAAATTCGAAAGAAGAAATATTTGCATTCCCTGTTAAGAACCCGTCATTTGCCCGACCTGCTAATCACCACATTTTGTTCCCCTCGACAAAGGAACGCAAATCGAGACTTGAAGAAGTGCGTCACCAAACTGAAAGAACTTACCGTTGTTCTTTGGTATTCCTTTAAGAAGGCAAGTGCCGTTACCAGGCTACTGTTATTTAAAAAAACTACTCCGTGGTTGAGTTGTTGTCAGTCCTTTTATTTACGCTCTCACGGTATACCAGCCGAAAGTACTGAAAGCCAACGTCACTTTAGGTTCCCCGCCTGCACGGGTTTAATCTTCCCGGGCACTTTCGGGTGCTGGTTCCAAAGTTGTGGGTTCGTGGCTACACCAAGGTATTGGACAGCAGGCAGGAAACGGAGCTTCCCTTCCGGGCTCTATTTTGCATTGTGCCCCTCGTGTTTTGACTGGAACACACCTGCGTTTGAGATTTGAGTTAGTGTGCGACCGACACCATCTCCGACGACGTCTCCTAGCGCAGGCAGAACAACACACACACGTAAAGGCACGTTGCACAACACACTCTTTGAATCAGCACGGAAAACGACGGCAACActaaaagaagtcgcagtttcgccagaaaggcgaagcatttgattgcgataacaaattaataaacagctatacgaagtaaggttagtagttttgtTGACCGTATGAAAATGCTTACTTTCGTTTACTAACATTCGCTGACTAACTAAATCAACGAGCTCGGTGTCACGCgcccacaggcaaacatgaacacatctcactcgatgaccgcggacactcgctgtcaaaatgctggcgtgataaagagcggcagcagcggagaGAGAATTCCCAATTACgagacttagatgggctagtttGTGGCTGGCTTGATGAAATATGGTTAAATCGGCGCGTTTAAGTACGGCTGGGACAAAGAAAGAATGCACAGAGGACCAATCGCCGAGCTTCAACTAAGCGTTAGTGCACAAAAGGATTACCCGGGCAGAAGTTTTCTGCGCGGAAACATTGAAATAAAACAGAGCCATGGCACACATTGTCAACGCAATCACAACAGATGATAATCCATGTCATACATCACTACAGAGCAGCCTGATCTGCCTCAAGATTAAAGTCGTCATTCACCTCCCGctgccgctccgcgttcgctctgtgctccttcgctcggttacgccgagggacgccgacgctcaacgcaggaacgggagcCTAGAGAGCGCCACCCTACAACGCACGAAAGAAAGACACCATCTGGGTGCGTATGCCATTAACTCACATGGAGCAGATCACCAAGCATCTGCGTCTTATAATCTAACAAAGAGATAGACGGTTCCGAAAGGCAGTCATCGCGTATCTTCTGTATATGAAAGGTTTCTGCAATTTTCGCAGACCCTATTAGAGTGTCCAGTTCTGGTTAAGTTGTTGATTTCTTGCTTACTGATAGCACAGGTTCTTGTAATGCTATAGGTCTAGACGTATCATATTTATTCTGTCCTCTCTTACATGACTAGTTGACGATGTCTGCGAAGGTGGGCATCAGTGAACACAGCGATGAGGTTGCCCTCGTAGACAGTCGCTTAGTAACCGTCGATACCTTTTTTAGACGTTTATTTGGTTATGTTTAGGAGGTACTGTGACTCTTTTCACCATGTCTAACTAATGAAGAGATCCAAAAAGAGTTTTCGGTTTAAATTTCACACGTGAGTCGTCCAAAAAAATCAGTTTCTGGACTTGGGTATTTTGTTTTTCAACCAGAACATCTGTGCTGGTCTTTTGCTCCTAGGTAAAAAAAATCTATTTCAAGTCATTCTTTGGGCCATTCTAAGATGATAAAGAATTCCATTGCTTTAAATTCTCTGTATTGAGCCATCACGAAGTCGCGTGCCCACACAGTTTACGACAGCTTTCAGGAGCAGTCGGCCGTCTCAAAGACGTACGTTTTCCTGCTCTTGTGCTGGCGTTGGCGTCTGAGAGACTTTTCAAAAGGGTAAAATCCCGTCCTTCAAGTGAAACTGACTTAATTggtgaaaagagaaaaaaaactgcagaaaTGTTTCAGTTATGCCATATGTTCATGAAATATCTCATCGCTTCAAGAAAATTGCCCAAGTCTTCAATGTTggacgttgtttcttttttttttctaccaacgAAAAAGGTGAAAAGTCGTGCACCGCGACTGAGAGGAAGGCAGTTAGGATAACTACTGCTAGTTGCTCTGTAAAGCATCGAAACCGTTCTATTTCTTGCGCCGTTGGTGTCGTTTACAATATCACACTCGATCTCTCGCGGAAAAGCCTACTTTGGGTAGACTGGCAACTGCAATAATTACTTTATAGGGAACCCCGACTTCCTTTCTATCAGCGCATTGTTAGGCACGTGGTTGTAACCTTAATTTACTGGCAAACTATATAGACGATATTCGATCGTGGCCCGACCCCGCTTCCCCCCTGctgttttattgcgaaagcaaccGTATGGACACACCGGGTGCATTTATACCGTCGCCGTGAGCTtctgtataaaatccaagggcgataatatcaTCTCCGCGCGCCGTATgatgtacgtgcgagtgaaagcgtgcgaaggtcgCCA comes from Dermacentor andersoni chromosome 9, qqDerAnde1_hic_scaffold, whole genome shotgun sequence and encodes:
- the LOC126528617 gene encoding uncharacterized protein, with product MHTLATGEGFLSPEMYGARVIVSPSSQSAGGGRKLVYFIEEAPRPPPGALVPRVALFLILVLWFGTIFGSVATFWLYLYPKDKKRHVASAVTSTAKALSTLASTAASGRL
- the LOC140213322 gene encoding uncharacterized protein; its protein translation is MDEPITENEMKAVIAATTGYTAAGTDRITNPMIRNLSDKSISALTTFLNQHWEQGLSTQDVLLQNKEKVLSNVSRSGEYVLLAIDIKGAFDNVSHQGILEGLANTNCAERTYKYVQSFLNHRTAELKMGEIQTPVYQPPNKGTPQGAAI